One uncultured Carboxylicivirga sp. genomic window, TTGCTCGACGAAGAGCAGGAGTGGACCAGAAGTGATGCTAAAAAATCTGTTTCAGGTAACGATAATTTTGTAATCAATCCATACAATACCCACGTACCTGATTACAATAATGGAGTTAAATATATTCGTACAGAGGAAGGAGATACTTTTGAAGCTATTGCCAGTGAATTTGGTTTAAGAGATTGGGAATTATATAAATACAACGATATTGAAAAAGGTGCAGATATCAGTAAATACCGTTATTTGTATATTCAATCGAAAAAAGGGAAAGCTAATCGCAGACACCAAATTCATACAGTGAAAGAGGGTGAAACCTTACATTATATCTCACAAAAATATGGGGTTAAAATAAAAAGCCTGATGCGTTATAATGGATTGAATGAAAACGCTAAGTTGAAGGCAGGTGATAAACTGAACTTACGAAGCAAAAAGAAATAAAGAAAAGCGGCATTTGCCGCTTTTTTATTTGATTCCTTTTATTTGAGTAGAGTCGAAACCTCTTAATAATTCCTGAGTAAGCATACGTTTTTTACTGGCCAGCTGTATGTCGGTAAGAATAATGGCTTTATCGTTTGTGCCGATAGCAATGAATGTTTTGTTGTCACTTTCGATTGCACCTGGCTTTAATTGTAATTCATTTGAGATAATTGCATTAAAAATCTTGATGCTGATCAGCTTCCCGTTGTTCATCTCAAGTTCAGTCCATGCAGTTGGATAGGGCGATAATCCTCTGATTTTATTTCTGATGGCTTCAGAGTTGTTGTTCCAGTCAATCTTACAATCCTCTTTGAAAATTTTCGGTGCCGGGCGTAATTCACTATCATTGGAGAATTCGTTTTGTGGAATTGATTTAACTTCATTCTTATGAATAGCATCTACCGTTTTAACAATCACCTCAGCACCAAGTACCATCATTTTATCGTGAACCGAACCAGCCGTATCATCCTCAAGTATCGGCATTTCTTCCTGCATAATAATATTACCTGTATCAATCTCGTGTTGTAAGAAGAAAGTGGTTACACCGGTTTTTTTATCTCCATTAATCACAGCCCAGTTGATTGGGGCAGCACCCCGGTATTGTGGTAATAATGAACCATGTAGGTTAAGTGAACCCAAACGAGGCATATTCCAAACCACTTCAGGCAACATACGAAATGCCACAATAACTTGTAGATCAGCTTTTAGGTCACGAAGTTGATTTAAAAAGTCTTCGTTTTTCAGCTTTTCGGGTTGTAAAACAGGCAGTCCTACCTCTACTGCACATTCTTTTACCGGCGATTGTGTCAATTTCTGTCCACGACCGGCAGGGCGATCCGGAGCAGTGATAACACCCACTACATTAAATTTATTCTCAACCAGTGCTTTCAGGCTTTCAACTGCAAAGTCGGGAGTGCCCATAAATACTATTCGTAAATTTCTATCTTCCATAACCAACTGTTATTCTTTTAATTCGCGATTACCTTTGTGATGAGGTGGAAAATAAGGGCAGTGTCTGCATCCGTTTCCGCAGCAATATCCTCTTTCGGTCAGGTATTTGGCTGTCATTACCCTATAGCCTTTGGGATCCATGTAAAAATCAATACCTTCTTTTAAAGGCTGTGCCATATATGAGTCGTCTGTATACATTCTTTCTCTTTAGAATAAGTTGCGAAATTATCTAAACGAAAGCAATAAAAAAAGGCAGATTAAGAATGGTGTTCATATCCTTTGCCTTATTCTGATATAAATAACATTCTAAAAGTATCCAATAAAAAAGCCGGAGTTGAATCCCCGGCTAGTTATTTATTTGTTACTAAATTGTTTCATAAACTGAAGTCGGAAATATCCGGCCGGATTAGTGAGTTTACTCTGACTAAGCAAACCTTTGAACTGATCTATACTATCAAATTCTTTTTTAGTCATCCAGTTTTCTATTTCACGATTATAGCGATCAATTGTTTCTACACCGTTTTTATAAAGAGTACTGGCCAATTGAACGGTAGAGGCGCCAGCCAGAATCATCTTGATAATGGTTTTTGAATCATGAATACCCGTTGTTGCTGAAAGGTCACATTTTACTTTATCCGAAGTGATGGCAATCCAGCGCAAAGGCATCACATATTCTTTCTCTTCACTGAAGATATGTGTTGGAATTACTTCCAGATTATCTGTGTCAATATCAGGAGAGTAAAATCTATTAAAAAGGACTAACCCGGAAATTCCTGTTTCAGATAACTTTTTAATCATGCCCCCCAGATTAGAAAAGTAATGGCTTATTTTGATGGCAACCGGTATTTTAACTTCTTTCAAAACCTCTTTAATGATGTCAAAGTATGTTGCTTCATAGTCAGTAGCCAATTGATCAATATCGTCTGGCGAAACCGAAATGTTTAATTCTAGGGCATCGGCACCTGCATCTTCCAGTGATTTGGCAAAATAGGGCCAATTGTGTGAAGTGATGCAATTTACACTGGCAATTACCGGAATTTTAGTTTCACGTTTTACATCGTTAATTAGTTTAAGATAGCCCGTCAGGGTGTCTTCCACATCGTAGTTCTCATAAAAATCCATGGTTTCAGGGTAGAGGTAATTTTCTGAGTGCATCTTACTCAGTTGTCTATCCATCTCGGTGATGATCTCTTCCTCGAACAAAGATTTTAAAACAATGGCACCTGCGCCTGCTGCTTCAGCTTTTTTTATGTCATCCAATGAATTGGTTAAACCTGAGCTGGCAACAATAATCGGACTTTTCAGGTGTAGACCCATGTAGGTTGTTGAAATGTCTGGCATTTGGTAGATTTTTTATTGATTAAGGGTTGAATTATCTATTTTTACTATCAATATCGTTGATTTAGTGCACTTGTATATGTTAGAACAAATTAATAAATCCTATTGTTGTGTAGGCCTTATGTCAGGAACCTCGTTGGATGGTCTTGACATTGCTTTGTGTAATTTAAGCATTAATGACGGAAAATGGAGTTATTCATTTGTAAAAACTCAAACTGTCAAGTATACCAAGGAATGGGAAAGACAATTAAGAGGAGCCTACCTTTCAAATGGATCTGAACTAATGCAGTTGCATCGCGATTATGGAAAGTGGCTAGGTCGGCAAGTCGCTTCTTTTATTCTGGATGTGGAAGAAAAGGTTGATTTTATCGCATCACATGGACATACAATCTATCATGAGCCCTGGAATCAAATGAATTTTCAACTGGGCGATGGAGGCATGATTGCTGCAGTTACTGGTATCACAACGATTAGTGATTTTCGGTCGTTGGATATATGTTTTGGAGGGCAGGGTGCTCCTTTGGTACCAGTTGGTGATCATTTATTATTTGATAGATATACGGCTTGTGTTAACCTGGGTGGGTTTGCTAATGTTTCTGTTTTAATGGATGAAAGGAGGATTGCCTGGGACATCTGTGCTGTTAATTTCATACTTAATAAACTGGCACAAAGAACCGGTAAAGAATTTGATAAGGACGGGCAATTAGGTAGAAAAGGACAAGTGATAGATTCGCTTCTGCAAAAATTAAATAACCTTGAATACTATCAACTAACAGCACCCAAGTCGTTGGGGCAGGAGTGGGTTGAAAAAGAATTGTGGCCAGTGATCAACGAGTATGCGAATGATCCGGTTGATAATATTGCCCGAACTTATTATGAGCATGTTGCAACTATTTTCTCAAAAGACCTTAATGCTTTTCAAAAAGGTGAAGTGTTATTTACCGGAGGAGGTGTAAATAATGGCTATCTGCTGGATTTATTTAAAGAAAAACTGAATCATCAACTAATTATACCTGATCAGAATCTGATTGATTACAAAGAAGCTTTGATTTTTGCTTTTTTAGGAGTATTGCGGTTTCGGGGTGAAAATAATTGTTGGTCTTCGGTTACCGGAGCTTCAAAAGATTCGTGTTCCGGTGTGATTCATAAAGTATAATAAGAACCGGTGGGTCCAACTGTGCTTATGTAACATTCATTCACCCATCTAACCCTTTAAATAAACACATATTACTTGACCGCAAAATAAGTAATGGTACCCACCAGAACTATTCTATAAACACATTGTGGGTAAATATGTTTTTGTAATAACGAAAGAAAATGAAAAAAGGAGGTTCTAGCCTCCTTTTGCTCTATTTTTTATACTTGAAAAACTGGAGGTTGTGCCCCATTCTTTCTTGTTTTGTTTTCATGTAAAATTCGTTGTGCGGATTGGGATTAACTTCAATACCTACATTTTCAACTACTTTAAGCCCGTATCCTTCCAATCCAATTCGTTTTATTGGATTATTTGACATCAGGCGCATTTTTCTAATACCCAATTCTCGTAAAATTTGTGCACCTACACCGTAATCACGTTCGTCAGCATCAAAACCCAGTTCAGTGTTTGCATCAACAGTGTCCAAGCCTTCTTCCTGCAGTTTATAGGCCTTGATTTTATTCATTAAGCCAATACCGCGACCTTCCTGATTCATGTACACAATTACACCCTTGCCTTCTTTGTTGATAGTTTCCATGGCTTTGTGCAATTGCTCTCCACATTCGCAACGTAGTGAGCCGAAAATGTCACCTGTTGCACATGATGAATGAACGCGTACCAGAATGGCTTCATCTTCTTCCCATGTACCTTTAATTAAGGCCATGTGCTCAAGTCCGTTTGATTTTTGTTTAAACGGAATAAATCTGAAATCGCCATGTGTTGTTGGAAGGTTAACTTCAACGCCTTTAACAATCAGGCTTTCGTTCTTCAAACGATAAGCAATCAAATCTTGTATGGTAACAATCTTAAGATTGAATTTTTTTGCAATTTCAATTAGTTGAGGAAGACGAGCCATCGTACCGTCTTCATTCAGAATTTCAACTAATACAGCTGCTGGATTTAATCCGGCCAGACGGGTTAAGTCAACTCCGGCTTCGGTATGCCCAGCTCTTCGTAAAACTCCTCTGCTTTTTGCTTTTAAAGGGAAAATATGACCAGGACGTCCTAATTCTTCAGGTTCTGTTTTAGGATCAGCCAAAGCTACAATGGTTTTGGCACGATCGGATGCTGAGATTCCTGTTGTACATCCATGACCCAATAAATCAACTGAAACAGTAAATGGAGTGGCATGGCTCGATGTGTTTTTGCCAACCATTAGTTCCAGGTCTAATTCTTCGCAACGTTCTTCTGTTAGAGGAGTACAGATTAAACCTCTACCATGAGTTGCCATAAAATTAACTTTCTCCGGAGTAATCAGTTCTGCTGCAGCAATAAAATCGCCTTCGTTCTCACGATCTTCATCATCAACAACAATAATTAATTCACCATTTTTGATTGCTTCAATAGCTTCCTCAATGGTGTTAAGTTTAAATTCCTGAGCTTCTGGCATTTGATTTTGTTTTATCGGAGTATTCCGTTTTCAGACTGCAAAATTAGTTAAAATATTGGCATCAGAACAATGAAAATGCTCACTTAGTCGGTTTTAATATCTTCTTTGTTATCTAATCGGTTGGTTAAATCAAATTTTTCGCGCTTAAATAATTTTTGGAAGAAAATGATATAAGCATCGGCATTTAGCAGGGTTGAGTCGGTTGCTGATTTATAAGTAAGAAAGATTCCCAGAGGTAATAGTACTGTTGAAGATAACCACATGCCCTGATATACGGGCCAGATTCCTTCTCTTGCCATTTTGGCACCCATTGTGTCGATGATGTAATAAACAATGAAGAACAGCACTGAAATAACCACTGGCATACCTAACCCTCCTTTTCGTATGATAGCACCCAGAGGTGCTCCAATAAAGAAGAAAATAAAGCAGGCAAACGATAACGTAAATTTCCGATGCAGTTCAATGGTATGTTTTCGAATTTTGCTATCCTGTGCTACAATATGCCTTTTTTCTTCGTCCATCTGATTTTTATTGTCACGGGCTTTACGCAAAGCTGCTTCTAATGCCATTTTTTTCTGATGGATGGTAAGGCTGGCAAATAATGTATCTGGGTTTTCAACTTTGGCTGAATCAATAAAAGTAAGGGCTGAATTTTCCTGCTTATTTCTACGGGCTGCATATCTGGCTGTCTGAAAGTAGAAATTATCAGATGTTTTAGTCAGTCGCTGAACGTATTCGTTACGCTGAATATTGAAAGAATCAATATCGTGAGTTAATTGATTCAGATTTTTCATTCGGTCGTAGTTTGCAAAAAGATTTTCATCTGTTCTGTCGAAATTCATTCCCTGAAGATCAATTAAAGCTATTTGCTCTTTAAATACATCCCGTCGGAATTTCTGCAAATCACGATCACGAAGACGTTTATTGTTTTCGCCTTGTTTTTCGTCGTAACGGACACCGTCCAGGAGTGTCAGAACCATGTTGCGCTTATCTGCTGAAACCTGCAATCGGCCTGAGTCGGCAAGTGTTACATTTGTATTTTTGTTAAACCGGTCACGATGATCGTAGATCATAATGTTATGGAGCAGATTGGTCTCCTTATCTTTATGGTCAATTTTGATCCTGAAATTCTCAAATCCATCATAAAAAACCTGTTCTTTAATTTCCAGTTCAGGTTTAGCTTGCTTTACATCATATAATAACGAATATAGCTTCAGATTGGCGTAGGGTAAAACATTATTTGAAAACCAGAAAGCCGCAATAGAAATGAAAATTGTAATGTATATCAGAGGTTTCATCGTTCGGGGTAATGAAATGCCTGCTGCTTTGATTGCAGTTAATTCATAGTTTTCTCCCAAATTACCAAAGGTCATTAATGAAGCCAGCAAAATAGCAAGAGGAAGAGCCATCGGAACAACCTGCAAGGTTGCATAAAATAATAATTCAGCCAGAACGGGAGTCTCCAAACCTTTACCTACCATATCGTCAACATATTTCCAAAGAAATTGCATCACTAATATGAATAGTGAAATAAAGAAAGTCATGGATAATGGACCAAGATAACTTTTAATTATAAACAGGTTTAATTTCTTCATCCCTTAGTTGATTGCCATACTATTTAGAAATTCAATACAAAGGTAGTTGAATGAAAGAATAATCTGTATAGTTTACATTCGAAATTTAAGTTTGCTGATTTTAAGGAACAGTAAATTAGAAAAATGTAACACTTGTTTTAACTATCAAGTCTGTTTGTTAAATCGTATTTCTCACGTTTAATAAACTTTTTGAAATAGGCCAGCAGAGCATCTGAACTTAAGAGACTGGAATCGGTAGTTGACTGATAGGTCAAAAATATTCCTATCGGTAGAATAATGAAAGAAGATAACCACAATCCTAAGTAGACAGGCCAAATTCCTTCTCGTGCCATTTTAATGCCCATTGTGTCGATGATATAGTATGCTATAAAGAAAAGTACAGATATTACAACAGGCATTCCCAGTCCTCCTTTTCGTATGATTGCCCCAAGTGGTGCACCAATAAAAAAGAATATAAAACAAGCAAAAGATAATGTGTATTTACGATGTATTTCAATTGTGTGTTTTCTGATTTTATTCTCATTAATATTGATTAACCTGACTTGGTTATCAATAGCATTTTTGTCAGATCTTACTCTGTGGAGTGCAGTTTCAATCGCTATTTCTTTTTGTTTAGCTGATAATTCTTTTAGTGATAAATGCTGATTATTAGTTGGATGGGTGTTATTGGTTTGATTGTTAATTTTATCAAATGAGGGGAAGAAATTAATAGTGGTTTTGGTCAGGCGACCTATTTGATTATTCTTTTGTATTTGAAATGAATCAATATCTGACTTAAGTTGCTTCAGATTTTTCATAGCGCCTATGCTTGCCAGTCCCTGGTTATCTGATCTGTTGAACTCAAATCCTTGCAGGTCAACCAGGTTAATTTGTTCTTTAAAAATGTCTTTTCTTAGTTTTTGATGTTCAATGGAGTTTTTTTCTGGCTTTAGTATATCATTTCTTTCATCATATCTAACTCCATCAAATAGAGTAAGTATCATTTGAGTTTTATCCTTTGATACTTGCAATCTACCTGAATCAGCAAGGGTAACGTTGTTGCTTTCTATATTTTGTTCTCTTTGATCGTATATCATAACTCCTCTCAGTAGATTACTTTCTTTATCTTTCTTGTCTACTTTGATACTGAAATCTGCTATCCCATTAGTGAACTCTTTTTCTTTAATCTCCATTTCAGGTTTTGCCTGTTGAATATCTTTAAAAATAGAATAGAATTGAAGATTCGCATATGGTAGAATGTTATTGGAAAAACCAAATGCTGAAATTGAAATAATTATTGTAATCACTATTAAAGGTTTCATGGCTTTCGGAAGTGAAATGCCGGCAGCTTTGATGGCTGTAAGTTCATAGTTTTCGCCAAGGCTACCGAAAGTCATTAATGAAGCCAGAAGTATAGCCAAAGGCAATGCCATGGGAATGACCTGCATCGTAGCATAAAACATCA contains:
- the fmt gene encoding methionyl-tRNA formyltransferase; amino-acid sequence: MEDRNLRIVFMGTPDFAVESLKALVENKFNVVGVITAPDRPAGRGQKLTQSPVKECAVEVGLPVLQPEKLKNEDFLNQLRDLKADLQVIVAFRMLPEVVWNMPRLGSLNLHGSLLPQYRGAAPINWAVINGDKKTGVTTFFLQHEIDTGNIIMQEEMPILEDDTAGSVHDKMMVLGAEVIVKTVDAIHKNEVKSIPQNEFSNDSELRPAPKIFKEDCKIDWNNNSEAIRNKIRGLSPYPTAWTELEMNNGKLISIKIFNAIISNELQLKPGAIESDNKTFIAIGTNDKAIILTDIQLASKKRMLTQELLRGFDSTQIKGIK
- a CDS encoding DUF5522 domain-containing protein, which codes for MYTDDSYMAQPLKEGIDFYMDPKGYRVMTAKYLTERGYCCGNGCRHCPYFPPHHKGNRELKE
- a CDS encoding dihydroorotate dehydrogenase-like protein, translating into MPDISTTYMGLHLKSPIIVASSGLTNSLDDIKKAEAAGAGAIVLKSLFEEEIITEMDRQLSKMHSENYLYPETMDFYENYDVEDTLTGYLKLINDVKRETKIPVIASVNCITSHNWPYFAKSLEDAGADALELNISVSPDDIDQLATDYEATYFDIIKEVLKEVKIPVAIKISHYFSNLGGMIKKLSETGISGLVLFNRFYSPDIDTDNLEVIPTHIFSEEKEYVMPLRWIAITSDKVKCDLSATTGIHDSKTIIKMILAGASTVQLASTLYKNGVETIDRYNREIENWMTKKEFDSIDQFKGLLSQSKLTNPAGYFRLQFMKQFSNK
- a CDS encoding anhydro-N-acetylmuramic acid kinase; its protein translation is MLEQINKSYCCVGLMSGTSLDGLDIALCNLSINDGKWSYSFVKTQTVKYTKEWERQLRGAYLSNGSELMQLHRDYGKWLGRQVASFILDVEEKVDFIASHGHTIYHEPWNQMNFQLGDGGMIAAVTGITTISDFRSLDICFGGQGAPLVPVGDHLLFDRYTACVNLGGFANVSVLMDERRIAWDICAVNFILNKLAQRTGKEFDKDGQLGRKGQVIDSLLQKLNNLEYYQLTAPKSLGQEWVEKELWPVINEYANDPVDNIARTYYEHVATIFSKDLNAFQKGEVLFTGGGVNNGYLLDLFKEKLNHQLIIPDQNLIDYKEALIFAFLGVLRFRGENNCWSSVTGASKDSCSGVIHKV
- a CDS encoding bifunctional 3,4-dihydroxy-2-butanone-4-phosphate synthase/GTP cyclohydrolase II, with amino-acid sequence MPEAQEFKLNTIEEAIEAIKNGELIIVVDDEDRENEGDFIAAAELITPEKVNFMATHGRGLICTPLTEERCEELDLELMVGKNTSSHATPFTVSVDLLGHGCTTGISASDRAKTIVALADPKTEPEELGRPGHIFPLKAKSRGVLRRAGHTEAGVDLTRLAGLNPAAVLVEILNEDGTMARLPQLIEIAKKFNLKIVTIQDLIAYRLKNESLIVKGVEVNLPTTHGDFRFIPFKQKSNGLEHMALIKGTWEEDEAILVRVHSSCATGDIFGSLRCECGEQLHKAMETINKEGKGVIVYMNQEGRGIGLMNKIKAYKLQEEGLDTVDANTELGFDADERDYGVGAQILRELGIRKMRLMSNNPIKRIGLEGYGLKVVENVGIEVNPNPHNEFYMKTKQERMGHNLQFFKYKK
- a CDS encoding LptF/LptG family permease: MKKLNLFIIKSYLGPLSMTFFISLFILVMQFLWKYVDDMVGKGLETPVLAELLFYATLQVVPMALPLAILLASLMTFGNLGENYELTAIKAAGISLPRTMKPLIYITIFISIAAFWFSNNVLPYANLKLYSLLYDVKQAKPELEIKEQVFYDGFENFRIKIDHKDKETNLLHNIMIYDHRDRFNKNTNVTLADSGRLQVSADKRNMVLTLLDGVRYDEKQGENNKRLRDRDLQKFRRDVFKEQIALIDLQGMNFDRTDENLFANYDRMKNLNQLTHDIDSFNIQRNEYVQRLTKTSDNFYFQTARYAARRNKQENSALTFIDSAKVENPDTLFASLTIHQKKMALEAALRKARDNKNQMDEEKRHIVAQDSKIRKHTIELHRKFTLSFACFIFFFIGAPLGAIIRKGGLGMPVVISVLFFIVYYIIDTMGAKMAREGIWPVYQGMWLSSTVLLPLGIFLTYKSATDSTLLNADAYIIFFQKLFKREKFDLTNRLDNKEDIKTD
- a CDS encoding LptF/LptG family permease — its product is MKKLNLFLIKSYLGPLALTFLISVFILVLQILWKYIDDLVGKGLESSIIAELMFYATMQVIPMALPLAILLASLMTFGSLGENYELTAIKAAGISLPKAMKPLIVITIIISISAFGFSNNILPYANLQFYSIFKDIQQAKPEMEIKEKEFTNGIADFSIKVDKKDKESNLLRGVMIYDQREQNIESNNVTLADSGRLQVSKDKTQMILTLFDGVRYDERNDILKPEKNSIEHQKLRKDIFKEQINLVDLQGFEFNRSDNQGLASIGAMKNLKQLKSDIDSFQIQKNNQIGRLTKTTINFFPSFDKINNQTNNTHPTNNQHLSLKELSAKQKEIAIETALHRVRSDKNAIDNQVRLININENKIRKHTIEIHRKYTLSFACFIFFFIGAPLGAIIRKGGLGMPVVISVLFFIAYYIIDTMGIKMAREGIWPVYLGLWLSSFIILPIGIFLTYQSTTDSSLLSSDALLAYFKKFIKREKYDLTNRLDS